DNA sequence from the Gouania willdenowi chromosome 21, fGouWil2.1, whole genome shotgun sequence genome:
TTTACTCTGATTTTCTATACAATTATTTGCAGTAAGCAGTGCTAAGCACTATATTTATAAGACTATGACTATTATAAGTTATGCATTGCATTTTTAGATTTGTTGTATCATGCTAATTGTTTTTTCCTCTGTGTTTTAAGAGGTTAAAGCAGTAACCATATACTGTTTATTATAGGGCACCATTCTTGGTGCTTCAAATATCTAACTTTGAGACAACTAGATGTTGTAAACCTCACTAAGGCCTAAGACACCTAATTCACCTGTGCAAGTTCACTTGCTGTTTGTGCGTTAATCATCTTTGGGCCAAGACATACCACAAACCATTCATGTGTACATGTTTTtcacatagttttttttttttttttttttttattattggaaAGAACTCTTGTAGGTTTAACCACTACGCTATGAGTATTTTAGTCTTTAATTGAATGTGAGCCTGTGGGTTGGCATATAGATTCAGACAACTAGTCTCTCTCCAAGGCTGCAGCAGAGTGCGGGTCAACTCCGTTAGATTACAGAGTGAACAGTTTGGGCATGAGGTAAAACAGCCGCTGGACTTTAACAAATTAGCTTGGTTTGGAACCTTAAATTGTAGAGAAGAACCAGAGACTACCTTCATGTTTGACCTGGGTTTTCCCAAAGgctgttttaaaatgtgttctcCTATTTAGCTTTGGAATACTTTTACCCTCCAGTTAACCCTCAGCCTATTTGTTTGGTTTAAAAGAGGGCTGCCTTCATCCAGGCCGGTGTGGTGCCAATTTAGCCCAAACGCGTAATTGTATGCGAGTGTATGGCGTTTTGTTTAGAAAGGAGTGTGAAGACTAGTTTGGCCACAAATTTCACTCAGTCCAGGAGACTGTCTCCATGGGGTACTTCCAAAGTTACGCCTTTATGTCTCGTAAGCCGTCTGGATGAGACGCAGAATTTCTTTCAGACTAAGCTgggctaaaaaaaattaaagtccTCACCGTTATAGATCACAGAGTTCAAGTTTGACTCATTCCAATGTGCTTTGGTTCATAAATCCCTTTGCTGCTCCACTGTTAACTGTAAATCCTCATCTTTTGTACATCAAGAGGGATCTCCAAATGCGTGGATGGGTATTTCTACAAGCCACATTTCAACAGGCTACTAATTTTGTGGGAACTATAAAATCATCAAAGCGGCCTGGCTTAGATATTCAGTGAAATGTCTAGGATCTGGTTGTACAAACCTCTCTCTGTCTTGCTGGAGTAGAGTGCTGAGGCGGTCGCTCTTGTGTTTGAAAGCTGCGTGACGAGTCTTCTCCTGCTCTTTTAGTCTGCGTAGCATCTCATTGAGGGAGTGGGATATCTCCTGAAGTTGATTCATCATTTTTATGGAGGAACTCGCCTGGTTCCAGATAAGCTGACTAAACTAAGAGGGAAAATGGGGGGAAATTAAATGACGCAAGGAGAAGATGCATAAAGAAAGTATAATGACCTGAATTAACTACAGTATCTGATGACACGTCAAAAGAATATTCCTGATGTTTCATACTGTATTTGCCACCAGGGTGCAATTGGCAAAGGAATGAATAAAACCGCATGgtcattgtttttttcaaatcaacAAACCCAACCATATTGTTGTTtgattaaattcaaaattggGGGAATAGCTTTGTTTTCTATTTGGCCATAAAAATTCTACATTAATTATTAGATGGAAATATACTACTAAGTAAACATAAATTAGACCTGCTGGCATCTTGTGCAACACGGaattaacctttttttaatgaagaatTTTTAAAGCTTAAAAGGCAAATATTATCTCCTGACAACTTTTCAGCCATGTAGTATCTCAACAATAATCAGCCAACTAGTGACTTTCTTTCCATCTGTTTAGAGCCACAAGGTCATTAAATCCAATGTTTAATACAAAAAGTCTTGGACGTTATTGAAAAGtacaatgacaacagaaaatcaaaccaaacacacaaaaactattGACTTCTAAATGAAACCACCTGTTACAGATTGTAAAGTAAAACATGGTTACGAAAGAAGACTTGTAACTGCACGGTTACTTATGAAAATCCCAAAACTGGTAGGAGAACTTGCCCACATTTAGGATGCATTCACACCGACGGATCCTCTAGTGAATAAAACGTTCTAGGATTCATCTGCTCGGACAGTCTATCTCGTTTGGGTGGTGTGAACATAACAAAGTCTAGAGTGAATCAAACAGGCAAATTCTATGGTCTCACAGCATTTCCAATCGAAGCCTAGAGCGATTAGGAGAGCCGTGAATGCACCAGAACTCGGAGCTGATCATACACAGGAAGCATCGGCGATGAAGTAGAGCACACGGTATTGTGGATGGTCAGGAGAGCTGGCAACTGAGCAACAGGgcattaaaaccaccaaaagtaTGGCAACTTGTTGCATGTtcaatgttgtgaaagaaccaAAGGAGAAACGGAAGTTTCTGCTCACTCTTCATTGCtcattttttggggtttttgtttctctgcttagacaagtctctactccagtaactgCCCCCTCAAGTGGTTAGctcatgtaactgcaccagacactgtttggagcagatcagaagttgcgctctgaacgcaaaccgagccaaacaaaggtgataaaatgatcacCTGTCCGCCGCCCATTTGGACCGAGTTTGggactaaaccggtgtgaatgcacccttagATTGCCACCACTAGGAGCTGGCACTGAATCCTGAACCCTAAATGCTGCTGGTTGCAcagtggctgcccactgctcctcaggaacaggataaatattataaagtatatttatagtgtgttGGTTTTTGAGGAACTTACTCTCGAaactaatatttaaaaatgtgtgtagtCTGACAGTTATGTTTAAACTCATCGATATTACTATGGTCTCAAAATGGCACCTTAGTGGCTGGGCCATTGAAGACATCCTCCAAGTTGTCCTGCTCACTCCAGGAGTCCCTCTGCAAGGCAAGAAGTACTCGCTTCCTTCCTCTAAAACCGTAGTGGGCCTCCAGTAGATCTGTATCTATCCTCTCCGGTTTCCAAACAGAAATTACTTCATCTCTTGCCTGGTGTGACAAACATTGCAGCAAGACAGTGGAAATATTTTCAGTTCCCTGTGGTCCCAGCAGTCCCTAGTTGATCTTTTTAGTAGTTTATGACATCACAAGTTTCACATTCAACCTCAATTCTTGAGGCGTTGGAAGTAAATTATATTACCTGGAGTTCACCCTCCAGAAGGCTGAGTAGAAATAACAAATCATCGTAGGACAAGTCACCATCCGTATGTCTGTGCCTCAGCTTCTTTGTCTTCGCCGTGCATTGAGACATTTGAGACACTTTCTTAGAGAGCTAAAAAATAGGTAAGAgacattgtttagttttttcaagttgttttcactcattttggTTTAGTCAGTTtcagtatatatgtatacacagGGCTCGATACTGCTACCAAATTGGTTGCATATGCAAGTATTTTTTTAGTGTGTACAAGTTAAAATTTCATCAGATCACATCTTTGCAAGTGTGtagggtgaccttattttgaaaatccaaaaggaggaaacCTGGAGTTACGCTTAGCAACAGAGCGCGTGGGGGACATGCGCTCTGTTGCAATTTGTCACTCGACTCAGCACACGTTAATTCATTCACTGGCAACTttgcaacaaaaatgtacagcaTGTTGTGGAAACAGGACACATTAATAATCACATTGGCATCACATTGCGtgtgggtgtgcgtgtgtgtttaaaacaaataacaacagCTGAAGTTGCTTTCTAGCCAACTTTCCGTGCAATATGTTCTCATTGCTGAGACCAAAGGGAAGCAGGTTTGTATTAGTAAGAGATGATGTCATCTCTGCTCCTTTTCTCTACTTCAGGGATCCGTTCTTACTTGGACAGAGAAAGTTCCTTATCTACAGCAGAGCAGTCCCTCATATCGTATATGTGTAATTGTACTTCCCGCTgcatttttttggttgtttacaAAAGTGTTCTTAGGCATCATAACTGGGTGGCAATTGCCTCAAATGTTTTTCCTCACACAAAAATTCTTGATTCTCATAATTTCCCCTGCTGTTGCTTGGTAGCAACAAAAGCAAACcatggctaatgctaatgttttcCGTTGTAACacttatacatttattttgcttGTCTGATTTGGGCACCAGAGTAAGgtcattatttgttttcttaaagttgACCCTTGTGTTGCCTCTAGCTAAGAATAGCTGCTAACCAACCAGTTCTTAGCCTTTTTTTATTGTGGGTAATCATCAGTCCAGGGCGAAAGTTTGCTCTGGACTGCTTGTGTGTGTTCCAACCACACTCTAAAGTTATTGTGCCATAAGAAACACCAGCAGGAGAAATCAGAGAAAGCCTCTAACAATAACTATAATAACAATGTCTATAGTTAGAGATTATTTGACAAACTGCTCATCAATtgtaagagagaaaaaaaacaaagattctCTCCTTTTAAAAATAGTTATTCATCGACACAAACCAGAAGCATCCACCTGTTGGGCCAAAGGCTTGACAACAACTGTGACTTGCTTCAACAAGGTTAGCATTGATATACTATATGAGGATCTTTACCACTGAGAAAACAAATGCCATTCTAACTGATTCAGAATGTAGTTGATAACATCCTTCACACACTAAATCCTTGTGTACTTCGGGGTTGGTgtgcacttgtgtgtgtgtgtggaaagaaATGGTAATGTTCTTTAACTCCCTCCTTTCCTCTTGATACCTTCTCTTTATCAATCAGGAAGACGGATGAAGCTGTCTGGGCCGTCCGTGCATTTCTTTTCTTGCTTTCAGCTTCATGAAAGAGAAATGGAAACTCTTAGAGGCTGGTGAATTTTTCTTTGCAATATAATACATTAGTACATCCAGTGTAGAAAACACAAATTACTCTTTTCTTTCTATTTCAATATTTCTTAATCAGGTGCTGGAATGTTTTCCAATAATTTTGCCTGATGCAATATTTTATAAATCATCTGTTGAAAAGACAATAATGATTAGAATGGCTCAACTTTGTCATCTTGGTCTGTTtgccattttaaaaaataaataaataacatatgtTTGCTGGTCTATCTTTGTCCTTTAATTTTTCCCTGATATAGCATAAGTAGTTCTTCATCCCACAAAAAATGTCCAATTGTGTCTTTTCTACAGTGTGCATTGCACACACTGTCGAGTCAAACACATTATCCCACAGTAGGCCTCTCAACTTTAGTTTTGGCTCAGagtcaaagttggttttaaTAATGGTTTTCAGAGCTGCTCCACTATAAACTGTCCTTTAGTAGGCGAGGTGGCAGCTTCAGTTTGGGCTAGTTGCTTTTCCTACACCTGTTGGCCATTGCGTACGTTTTCGGGCAGCAGCTGCACTCACAACTACATCTTTTGCACCTTGTTCTATAATTATAAATTCTTATTGCATATCTAATATTGTTGCAGAAagataaaataaagcaaaaaggcTACTGGCAGATTAAACAGCAATGGAATCCATCTTTCCTGATTATGTCTGAAAACAAACTCTCCTAAGTCTGTCCTTTAAGATGGGTGTACACACTTTGTAGACACGGACTGTTTTTGTCTCGATTCCACCCTTCCCAAACAAGAATGGCACAAACCAGATTACCTTCTGTCTTTTATAATTGTCCGAAAAGATTATCCTGAGGTGTATTACAAGTGAATCTGTCCTGATAATCGGCTTCTAAACGTATCTGAGTCAACaattgtaaatattaaacttgttcAACGTTTACGTCTAAAACTCATGCGTGTGGAGAAAGCCGACCACTCCCGACTTATAACCTAGTGATTTGTGACATGTAACTGAATGTAGCCAATCCAGAAGCatactttttcactaaaatgtgctggtaggtcttcacagaaattttgtcactgtttgttgaaggaaccaatactttgtttactggaatactgcactataatggtgtcactggtaagaaagaccctattttttgttcacACTAAGCACTATTAGAGATActcatttgtttacattggtatgttgacacttatttacagaaatgttgcactaaaatagtgttactatTCATAGGACACGTTTtaaatttattgtcttttagagatataaaataaaaattgtattttttcacttaatctttttttctttgttatgtcgtagattgatttctgaccaatatatcgataagcagtgtcgtcatatcgtgagataatcgttatcatgagctttgtatcgcgtatcatattgtgaggtacccagaggttcccacctctAATAGCAGACCAGTATATTAGTCGATTTTCCTCCCAACTTTACCAAggcgttccaagtcactttttcaattaGGAGGTTGGAAAATCTTGAATTCTGAGTAGCTTAGAATGCAGCATTAGATCACATTGTTAGGTCTTGTTTGACCTCAAGATTTCTGGCTTGGATGAAGTCTGGTGGTTGGATAgaatggttgtgtgtgtggtgtgcttTAGAAAATCCTTCTTTGTGGACCTGCTTTAGTTTGTCATATCTAGTCTTTTGAAAAATGAAGACCTGCCAGGTAAAACtacttgtttaattttttagaaaatgtcttgaatctGGTGTTAATTTAATCTTCATGGCCCTTTTGAATGGAAGTTCAGCAATAGGCCTGATGTCaggataaataaactatttactAATGTGAAGATTACTGTTTTTGTATGGGTATGCAGGTAAGTAGAACGGGGACTGTTGGTAATTCATAAAAATGTACTTAGCTCTGAATTGTCCTTTCTGGGGCTAATTTATTATGACATGTGCATGCTATTGCTATCTGTTGTATTTGCCACTAGCAGACATTGAgcacatttattgtcatttatatAACCACTGTAGTTTAAAGCCTTTTATATAACCTGCTCTGTATGAGGCAGGAATACAGAATGTAATGTTGTCAATCGTTTTGTAACTTCTCTTGATGGTAGTCATCCTGGCTGCAGGGAACTGTCTGTTAGAGTAAAACCTGGCCATGGGCCCCTTGGTAATTTAATTTTGAGACCCCTGCATTAACTGTTTTTTGCCAGGAGGCAGCTCATATCCACTTTATATCCACCTGTCTTTGGAAGCTCGTTCAGACTGTTTCCTGGAGCCCTTTGTTTTGGCCTTAAGCTTTTAGGTTCAACTTGGTTCAGCACTGTTTATTTCTTATTCTGAGTGGttagtgtatgtttttgtataatCACTATTCAGGAGAGTGGTTTAACGaagaaaaatgtagttttagtccAGCTACAGAGCCGGGAATGTTGGTGAGACTACAAATTAAATTTGTCAGAAGCTGTTGTTTAACTTCATAATTACAGTGGGGTCAGGCTTGTTGTGTTGCTAAGTCTTGAAACACTGATGGCTTTACCATGCAGGCAAAGCACAGTAAGGATTGTTCTTTGCATGTTTAAAATGGCTGGTCCCTGGTttgtttgaaatgaaacatataGTACTAAATGTCTTGCCTGTTAGCTATAGTTCTTAATTCACTGCAGTGAGTTTAGGATTTTAAATCAaacaacattcatttattttcttccagattCCGTGTATTGAGTTGCTTTTTACAACCCCATTCTTCAAGGTGGCCTTCCCAGCactataacagaaaaaaatacaatcaaatcAACCCACTCTCCAACTTTTAGTCatgaattgtaaaaaaaaataagccaaaCAACCATTTGCCAGTCAGGAATGTCataaaaaaggatttacatTGTTTAGTACTGATGTAGCATGTGTCCCCTGAGAATTATTCACACTCTGTGGCTGAAGGTTGCCCACACACAGAGTAACAGCCATGTGTGAAATGACTGTTTATTGGTAATTTGTGTGTCCTGTGATTGTGAATATCTTgaggatatatatatagcacATTCTCTGTCTGATTTGTGAAGATACTGTGTGTCCAAAACAGCTTTGTCTGAACACATTGCACTTTTAGGCTAACAGGTTCTTTGGCACATACGTTGGAattacttttatatttaatttctttctttattatcTGAATGGTTGATGGTTgccagaaaggaaaaaaaaaactgttgatcTCAAAATAACAAAGACAATGCTGTGCCAGGTGCTGCTTCACAGTTTATAGTCATAAAATAGCAccatgtaaatgtgtgtatgtctaAATCTTTCCAAGAGCATGTAACTGTAAACAATTATTGAATAGTTAAAAAAAGCGGTCAACAGGAAAATCCCTGCTTTTGTTTCCACTGACTAAAGAACTGTGGAGTGTGCTAGCCAGCGTCAGTCCTTTACCTTCAGACTATTGCATGTTGGTGTGCAACTTAAACACTGCATTGATTTAGCAATAACACAAGCTGAAGCTATAGCTTCTGAGAGGAAGCTGCAAGCCTCAAAAACCAATAACTCCTTTATCCACTTAAGCACCCCCACCACCTTCTGCATTGTGTAGTAATAAATGTCCTAAGATGGGCTATTGATTGTTTAAACATGCACTGAGTTGATTTCAGGAAATGTATCATTTTGTTTCTGAGTGTTAGTATTGTAAAAGATGGCTCACAATATAACTGAGGAAAAACAGCATTCGTTCACCCTACTGAGTACAACAACAACCTCTGTTGGCTGAAACTAAAGCAATGTTTTAtagggggttggggggggggctgTTGAGTGCAATTTAGAAAAATATCTTAATGAGTTGTACTGTGTCATATAAATAACTttccttttattaaacattcatGACACCAAAATGTAGTTTGTGTGTAAGAGGCTGACCAAGCTAAACAGTAAATCTTTCAAAAGTATACACCAATACTTACACACTCTTGTCCGCTATCAGTAGAAATAAATTCTATCCTAATTAGTATGTCTGCTAACTGTATGTCTGTAACATGTCAGACTGATAGAAAACAGGGTTTTCTTTTAGGCTAGCATGAAATGTTATAGTATATTGCATGTATGTTACCAGTTTACTCGCAACTGCAACATCTTAAAGCGATACGCAACCAATCACATGATTTTACACTTCAGATGaactttttttgtgtaaagAATGTCTTTGGAATAATTTgtatcaacttttagccttgAAATACACGTAATATCCATTTTATATCTGGGCAATTGGTGTCACCATTTTggggatttcagccaatcagcgttcGCATATTATGTCGATGTACTTCGTCCTACTCCGCACCAATACAAAGTTAAggtgaaatacaatttaaatctgACTTTTTAGTGCTTTTTTACGTGTCATCCAGTTCCTTGGACAGTAGGACATTATTCCTAAAAAGAAGAGGAACATTACAATGCACAAATTAGGATGTTGCGCTTTCCAGGAAATTAGAAATTAGACTTTAACTGCCGGTGGGCACTGTCagccatcttactacagatccACACATGCCTTCCAGCTGAACAAGGAAACAGGTAAGTCTATATTACAAATGAAACGATCGGATGACTTATAAACCAAATTGTTGCATGAATTGtgcactctgtgtgtgtttgaaggtttttttaattgcatatgCAGGTTTTAAATGTCCTCTTCATTCCTACTAGTGAAGTTTACATATagtctttcagttgagctgtCTTTGTCATATGGTTGAGTGTCTCTTTAACACAAAAGTCTCTGCATTCTTTGCTTGCACCTGAAATCACTCTTCCCTACAATTAATCACCTGATCCACATTACATGCCATCAGCTTCATTGACTAGCCATTAGAGCTGGTCACAATTATTGAGGTTTGCCTCATTTCACTGCTTGTGAATCCCCTCCACAGCCATTGACTTTCATTGATCTATTGTTATCTGAGCTATAACCTCATTACCCTGTAGGAGTTAAAAAACACCGTCCTCATGACTCAACCATCTGGAGCAGCTATGAATGGTTATTAAAGGTAGAGCGCACTGATCTCCTCAAGGCTCAGTGTAGACTCGCTCAATATCGttgacacacaacaacaaatatcACAGGCAAAACCCATCCACCGGATATTCTATCAGTCAACTGTTAATGTATTTGTGAGTGTTTTTTACATTCCTGTTAGCGACTGCTAGTAATCTATAGCAGTGTTTGACATTACAAGATTTGTAGAAGGTTCATTTTATGTGTTCTTCAAGCTAATTCCTACAACTTGTGTGCAAGTTTAGTGCCTTGCAATTGGAGCAGAAATTGAATTGCTAAATCAgaagaacattttattttcctgGCGGTGTTTTTGGCAGGATGATTTTGACTTGGAACAGTGCAGTGTTTTGCATCTAGTTTTGGCCTCAAAGTCATTAAGATAACAGATGATCAAGAGGTGGAGGTTGAAACATAATGTATCCACCTCCTACAacctaaatatatattattctatTGAAACATGTAATGGGCCAATTCACTCCATATTCCCAATCTCTAAACGAGCCaattttaaaaaagcattttagACAAGAgttgcattgctgtcaaaattcCACCAAACATAACACTTAACTGAACTACCATTATTGAGAAGACTTTGATGAGTAAAAATCTTTTTAGATAAATTAAAAACCTATTTCTAAGTCCCTCACAGATATTAGAGTTCTGTTACAAAAGCTTCTGGCCCTCTGTACACATAATAAGATTAGCCTGCATGGGACAATTCAAGCTGATTCCTAGACGGAAGCCTAGTCTTGCTGAGGTGTTTTGGGcacattttttttggggggggagaCCCTACAGCTGACACATGATATTCTACGCTGGAGAGAGTTTACCCCTCAGTTTGCTTTGCCTTGGAAAGCAAAGTGGCTGGACACAGAACAAACTATTTCTTTGCTGAGCTTCCTGCACCTGCAACTAAGCACAGTTATTAAGAAATGATCACGTTTATGATAAAGGATGTGACTACAGATCTGTTTACAAGCTACCCAAACATGTTATTAGTTAAATGTGACATAGCACCTGATGTAAAGCTAACAGAAGGCCAGCAAAGCTTGCTTTACGCTTATGTACCCATCATGTTACAGTCGGGAGAaatatttcttcttctgtgttcgTTCGTTTGAAACTCAATGACGAGGCCTTGGACCTTTTTGTTCCTCATCTCAGGTTAGATGTTTTTTAGACAGGATAACGCCATGATCAGTACCTCGGGATTTAACAGGAATACTGCTGGGTACTTCACAGCTCATTAAACACAACGCTGTCATGTCTGGTGATTGCATTTCCAATTGTTAACCGAAGCATATAAATTGTGCCTGTGGAGCAGATTGTAAAGGTGTACCAATAAGTAGAGTAAACAAGTTACCCAACAGATTCCTATCAAATGAAATCATTGTgagttaaatagtttttttgtttatttatgtttgtttctaCAAAAGCCTCTAATAGAAAAGTGTTTAGGACAGTATAAGGAAATGTTCTCATAAGAATCTGTATGTCAGTAATCACAGCAAACTTAAaggttttataaaaataattttaaaaaaagaaacctttAAAAACATCTGTACTTACCCTTGTTGGACTGATTGACTCAGTTCTGTttctttgttgcttttttacGTTCATGTTCCAAGTAGCTCCATGTATTCCTGCTCATGTCTGTAATTTGCCCGGCTGTCCCCTTTTTCCTCTCCTTCTTGGCACTTTGTCCTACAGCTGTCGAGAATGAGAAAGGGACGAGGGCCAAGAAGAGA
Encoded proteins:
- the LOC114455401 gene encoding filamin A-interacting protein 1-like; this translates as MSQCTAKTKKLRHRHTDGDLSYDDLLFLLSLLEGELQARDEVISVWKPERIDTDLLEAHYGFRGRKRVLLALQRDSWSEQDNLEDVFNGPATKFSQLIWNQASSSIKMMNQLQEISHSLNEMLRRLKEQEKTRHAAFKHKSDRLSTLLQQDRERKVHSGYSFYRTFGPVAIHPSTTNHEVSKLSSCS